One genomic region from Syngnathus typhle isolate RoL2023-S1 ecotype Sweden linkage group LG17, RoL_Styp_1.0, whole genome shotgun sequence encodes:
- the LOC133171026 gene encoding small integral membrane protein 36-like, with amino-acid sequence MGFLENYQEIDPVTLNLCILIASYVILLLVFLISCIMYDCRGKDPTKEYAPDPQPTQSPIRLVVMQSSPAPVARWDAANMMATYHEPSLADFREKKSTMV; translated from the coding sequence ATGGGCTTTCTGGAAAACTACCAGGAGATCGACCCGGTCACCCTCAACTTGTGCATCTTGATCGCCAGCTACGTCATCCTGctcctcgtcttcctcatcTCCTGCATCATGTACGACTGCCGCGGCAAGGACCCCACTAAGGAGTACGCGCCCGATCCGCAGCCCACCCAGTCGCCCATTCGCCTGGTGGTCATGCAGAGTTCCCCGGCGCCGGTGGCGCGCTGGGACGCCGCCAACATGATGGCCACCTACCACGAGCCCTCGCTCGCAGACTTCCGGGAGAAGAAGAGCACCATGGTGTGA